The DNA segment ACGACCATTCCGAGGAAGGTCACGCGGAGACTGCGCTGGAGGCGGCTCTTGGGCACGGGCGGATTAAATCACGAATGGGAACGTTTCGCCAAGCTCGTTGGAGTTCAGCCATCAGGCTGGTTCGCACTCTCGCGTTGACTCACAGACAAGCTAAAGCTTGGACTCCAACATGTGACAAAACATCGCGTCGCGGAGCTTCGGCTCGAACCAGGTGCTCTTGGGTGGCATGATGGCATCGGCATCCGCGACGGTCATCAAGTCCTCAATGCTTGTTGGGAACATCGAGAAGGCGCAGGCGTATGCGCCGCTGTTCACGAGTTTTTCCAACTCTGCGGTGCCGCGAATGCCGCCGACAAAATTGACGCGTTTGCTGGTGCGGGGATCGTCGATGCCGAAGATGGGAGCGAGAACGTTCTTTTGCAGCAACGTCACGTCGAGCTGTTCAATCGGGTCGGTCGTTGTCGTGAGGTGCGGACGGAAATTCAGCGTGTTCCATTTTCTGCCGAGGTAAAAACCGAACTCCTTTTTATTCGTCGGTTTCGCCGCGCCGTTCGGTTCGACAATAAAAACCGCGTCGAGTTTCTGCAGCAATGCATCTGGCGTCAGACCGTTGAGGTCTTTCAACACGCGGTTGTAGGGCAGGATTTGCATCTGGTTGTGTGGGAAGATCACCGTCAGAAAATGCGCACTGTGATCTCGATTCGTAGCAGCCGACGTGAGTCGGCTCTGATTTTCCAGCGGAGAAGTTTGAGCGGACTCACGTCCGCTGCTACGTCGTTTTTGATAAACCCGCGCAGCCGCTGCGCTTCGGTGGTGTCCGTCCGCAATATACAAGAATGGAATCTTCGCGAATTGGTCGGCGATGAACTTGATGCCTGCCGGGTCGCTGACGGTCCACGACGTGTGACGCACACCGTCCTTCGCGGTAAAATCCACGCCTGGTCGTTCGGAGATTTTCTTCGCAACGAACTCATCCATCGCCGCGAGGGCGCGATATGTGAGAAACACCGGACCGGTCTGCGAGTCGAGCGCTTCGATGTGACGGACGCGATCGTCCTCCTTGTCCGGGCGCGTGAGTTCGTGCTTCTTGATGACACCATTCAGATATTCTTCGCAACTTGCCGCAGCGACAAGACCGACCTGACTGTGTTGACCCATGATCTGGCGATAGAGATAAAAGCACGGTTGTGCGTCCTGCCGGAGCGCGCCGTCGT comes from the Verrucomicrobiota bacterium genome and includes:
- a CDS encoding DUF1015 domain-containing protein, whose protein sequence is MATIKPFAALRPKPELAAQICELPYDVMSSDEARQIAAGNPLSFLHVSKPEIDLAPGTDSYATEVYAKGKENFTKLIHDGALRQDAQPCFYLYRQIMGQHSQVGLVAAASCEEYLNGVIKKHELTRPDKEDDRVRHIEALDSQTGPVFLTYRALAAMDEFVAKKISERPGVDFTAKDGVRHTSWTVSDPAGIKFIADQFAKIPFLYIADGHHRSAAAARVYQKRRSSGRESAQTSPLENQSRLTSAATNRDHSAHFLTVIFPHNQMQILPYNRVLKDLNGLTPDALLQKLDAVFIVEPNGAAKPTNKKEFGFYLGRKWNTLNFRPHLTTTTDPIEQLDVTLLQKNVLAPIFGIDDPRTSKRVNFVGGIRGTAELEKLVNSGAYACAFSMFPTSIEDLMTVADADAIMPPKSTWFEPKLRDAMFCHMLESKL